A single Cucumis melo cultivar AY chromosome 4, USDA_Cmelo_AY_1.0, whole genome shotgun sequence DNA region contains:
- the LOC103489816 gene encoding putative pentatricopeptide repeat-containing protein At3g47840 codes for MVLFYRQHIKRNFTVLAVAGATTNDNLRLLNKKSLPLTPNVHFSNKVDLAEANNQLKKLVKTNHLNDARNMFDQLPQRDEVSWTNIISGYVNASNSSEALLLFSKMRLQSEIRIDPFLLSLGLKTCGLGLNYLYGTNLHGFSVKTGLVNSVFVGSALLDMYMKIGEIGRSCKVFDEMPTRNAVTWTAVITGLVRAGYSEDGLAYFSEMGRSKVEYDSYAYAIALKASADSGALNHGRSIHTQTLKKGLDENSFVANSLTTMYNKCGKLDYGFHMFGKMRTLDVVSWTTIVTTYIQMGKEECGLQAFKRMQASNVIPNEYTFSAVISCCANLARLKWGEQLHAHVLYIGFLNALSVGNSIMTMYSKCGELASVSKVFCSMNFRDIVTWSTIIAAYSQVGYVEEVFEYLSRMRSEGPRPNEFALASVLSACGSMAILEQGKQLHAHVLSIGLEQTPMVCSALIIMYAKCGSIAEASKIFKDSWKDDIISWTAMISGYAEHGHSQEAIELFENIQKVGLRPDSVTFIGVLTACSHAGMVDLGFYYFNSMSKDYHITPSKEHYGCMIDLLCRAGRLRDAETLIRSMPIQRDDVVWSTLLRACRIHGDVDCGQRAAAEVLKLDPNCAGTHITLANIFAAKGKWKEAANIRMLMKSKGVVKEPGWSSVKVKDSVFAFVSGDRSHPQREDIYNILEELASRMEIYILELNHLVNDDMEE; via the coding sequence ATGGTCTTATTTTATCGGCAACACATCAAGAGAAATTTTACGGTTTTGGCGGTTGCTGGAGCGACGACGAACGATAATCTTCGTCTTCTAAATAAAAAATCCCTACCTTTAACCCCGAATGTTCATTTCTCAAATAAGGTAGATTTAGCCGAAGCTAACAACCAGTTGAAAAAATTAGTGAAAACCAATCACTTGAATGATGCGCGTAACATGTTCGATCAATTACCTCAAAGGGATGAGGTTTCGTGGACTAATATTATTTCTGGGTATGTTAATGCATCAAACTCCTCTGAAGCCTTGCTTTTGTTCTCAAAGATGCGACTTCAGTCTGAGATACGAATTGATCCCTTCCTACTTAGTCTTGGTCTTAAGACTTGTGGACTCGGTTTGAATTATTTATATGGTACGAACTTGCACGGGTTTTCAGTCAAAACGGGTCTAGTCAACTCTGTTTTCGTCGGTAGCGCTCTTCTCGACATGTATATGAAAATCGGAGAAATTGGGAGAAGTTGTAAAGTGTTCGATGAAATGCCGACAAGAAATGCGGTGACTTGGACCGCAGTTATAACCGGGCTTGTTCGTGCAGGGTATAGTGAAGACGGGCTGGCTTACTTTTCTGAAATGGGAAGGTCGAAGGTCGAATACGACTCCTATGCATATGCTATAGCATTGAAGGCCAGTGCTGATTCAGGTGCACTAAATCATGGAAGATCAATTCATACACAGACACTGAAGAAAGGATTGGATGAAAACTCCTTTGTGGCCAATTCACTGACCACCATGTATAACAAATGCGGTAAGCTAGATTATGGTTttcatatgtttggaaagatgaGGACTCTGGATGTTGTTTCGTGGACGACAATTGTAACGACTTACATTCAGATGGGTAAGGAGGAATGTGGGCTTCAAGCATTTAAAAGAATGCAGGCAAGCAATGTGATTCCAAATGAATATACATTTTCTGCTGTTATATCTTGTTGTGCTAATCTTGCAAGGTTGAAGTGGGGGGAACAACTACATGCGCATGTTTTATATATTGGGTTTCTGAATGCTCTGTCAGTTGGTAACTCTATCATGACCATGTACTCAAAATGTGGGGAGTTAGCCTCAGTTTCAAAGGTATTTTGTTCAATGAATTTTAGAGACATCGTTACTTGGAGCACTATAATTGCGGCATATTCTCAAGTAGGCTATGTCGAAGAAGTTTTTGAGTATCTATCACGGATGAGAAGTGAAGGACCGAGACCAAATGAGTTTGCCCTAGCTAGCGTGTTGAGTGCATGTGGAAGTATGGCGATTCTTGAGCAGGGGAAGCAATTGCACGCTCATGTTTTATCTATTGGATTAGAACAGACACCCATGGTATGTAGTGCTCTTATTATTATGTATGCAAAATGTGGGAGCATTGCAGAAGCTTCTAAGATCTTTAAGGATTCGTGGAAAGATGACATCATTTCATGGACAGCAATGATCAGCGGGTATGCTGAACATGGACACAGCCAAGAAGCCATTGAATTGTTTGAAAATATCCAAAAGGTTGGTCTGAGACCAGACTCCGTGACCTTCATTGGCGTCCTTACTGCTTGTAGTCATGCAGGAATGGTTGACCTTGGTTTCTACTACTTCAACTCAATGAGCAAAGATTATCACATCACTCCTTCAAAAGAACACTATGGATGTATGATTGATCTTCTTTGTCGAGCAGGACGATTACGTGATGCAGAGACCTTGATCAGAAGCATGCCAATTCAACGAGACGATGTTGTCTGGTCTACATTGCTGAGGGCATGTAGAATCCATGGTGATGTTGATTGTGGACAACGTGCTGCTGCTGAAGTTCTCAAGTTAGATCCAAATTGTGCTGGGACTCACATAACCTTAGCAAACATTTTTGCTGCCAAGGGAAAGTGGAAGGAAGCAGCAAATATAAGGATGTTAATGAAATCAAAGGGGGTTGTTAAAGAGCCAGGATGGTCTTCGGTAAAGGTCAAGGATAGTGTTTTTGCATTTGTTTCTGGAGATCGTTCGCATCCACAAAGAGAAGACATATACAATATTTTGGAGGAGTTGGCTTCAAGAATGGAGATCTATATTCTTGAATTGAACCATTTAGTAAATGATGATATGGAAGAATAA